From the genome of Oscillatoria salina IIICB1, one region includes:
- the psb34 gene encoding photosystem II assembly protein Psb34 → MPYTEEDGGLINNFAVEPKVYKAEAPTKKQQRNYLILGVMAAILVGGLFFVAFSVS, encoded by the coding sequence ATGCCCTACACAGAAGAAGACGGTGGATTAATAAATAATTTTGCGGTAGAACCAAAAGTATATAAAGCCGAAGCACCGACAAAAAAGCAACAGCGCAATTATCTAATTTTAGGAGTTATGGCGGCGATTTTAGTCGGTGGTTTATTTTTCGTTGCCTTTTCAGTCTCTTAA
- the psbP gene encoding photosystem II reaction center PsbP, producing the protein MLKSFFVSVLIILSLCLYGCSTGVSGLQSYVDSVQGYEFLYPNGWVQVEVKNSSEGVDAIFRDIVERTENLSVVISSIREGESLEDLGTPSEVGYRFLKKANQEARNTRKTEFISADSQTDKNNQTYYILEYEVELPNGQERHNLASIAVSRGKLFTFNLSTREPRWTKVENLFKTAVSSFRVY; encoded by the coding sequence ATGCTCAAATCATTTTTTGTCAGTGTCCTAATTATCTTGAGCCTTTGTCTGTACGGTTGCTCGACAGGTGTTAGTGGACTACAAAGCTATGTTGATAGCGTGCAGGGGTACGAATTTCTTTATCCTAATGGCTGGGTACAAGTAGAGGTGAAAAATTCCTCTGAGGGAGTAGACGCTATTTTTCGCGATATTGTTGAGCGAACGGAAAATTTAAGCGTAGTAATTAGTAGTATTCGCGAAGGAGAAAGTTTAGAAGATTTAGGTACTCCCTCCGAAGTAGGCTATAGATTTCTGAAAAAAGCCAATCAAGAAGCAAGAAATACTCGGAAAACTGAATTTATTAGTGCCGATTCTCAAACAGATAAAAACAATCAGACTTACTATATTTTGGAGTATGAAGTAGAACTACCCAACGGTCAAGAAAGACATAATCTTGCTAGTATTGCAGTTAGTCGCGGTAAACTATTCACCTTTAATCTCTCAACTCGCGAACCTCGTTGGACAAAAGTAGAAAATTTGTTTAAAACAGCAGTAAGTTCTTTCCGAGTTTACTAA